The Crassostrea angulata isolate pt1a10 chromosome 1, ASM2561291v2, whole genome shotgun sequence nucleotide sequence gaattttcactttaaaattccaaacataaaaagttttgtttacatagcaaagatttttaagctctgtaactcgctaaCTCAACGAACAACAtccaaattttggttgcctactAAAATTGCCTTAGTAAAgcactgtaaacattaaaattggaaaaataacttttgaccAAAACCgttaccatgcccctttaagtatGATGGAAACTAAATGATGTTTGGCTTCCATCACATAAATTTAATCAACCAACACCAGTGGTAGAGTAACAATGTTTTATTGTCTGGTATAAAATCATCAACATCTGTAGCAAATGAACCACTTCCAGACAATTTTGCATTTGAATTAAATAGcagttaattttaaacaaaatttgacaGTAACTGAACAAGGGTATTATAGGGGCATATTTCGTACACAGCATGAAAGcaacaaaaaatgtcaaatcaTTCACCAGACATAGAGAATACAAAACAGCATGTTCACAGTTTCAGGAAAAGAAATATTAGTAAATGTCAAATTCAACTTTACATCCTTCATccatacataattatatgtcAGAATACAACCTACCAACACGGGGAAATACCTTAATGATATCATTTTCcaactgttttctttttgtttacaatttcgtAGAGTTAGCGTGATTCCGATTCCTGCAGCTTGTACATTTATTGAATGAacactttttttcttcacaAGTTATCAATTTGGCCAAACATATTTGATCTAGGTTAATATTGCACGACGGAGAGCTATATCAGTATACGATTAGCAACAAGCTTCACACACACACGTGTACTTTAGTCACAGACAAGTGCATTCCCCAGTCCCAGTCTCGTTACCAGCGTAACGTGTAGTGTGCATATGGACAAAGAGCAACAACTCCCGCGAATGACGTACATCCACAACTCAAaattaaacagttctgtttGGATTTGTAAAGCGTGGTAAGTATTTCTACCCAACATCTGCAAGATAACTAAAGTTACCAAGTTCATCAAGTAATATATTCATCTATTTGTAGTTAAGTGTACAATGCATATAGTGATAAAGTGCTTGTTCAGATAAGCTCAAGCTAGGTCTTGCTTTAGACCACCTGATACTAGCCATATATAACcactttataaaatgaaaaaagccAATAAATTACCACAGCTTGGAATGTGTTGTTATAAGAGCATCTTTTTATGTTCACTTCTACGACGAACAATGTACAAATCAGGCTTTCAAATCCTATGGATATTTGGTGCTTCGATTTAAGCATATTACTCTGAAGTGCTTGCTAAGACAAGTTTTCAATAATCTTACCATCAAAATTACAATCAtactaataaaaatattttcaacatacAAAGGTAGCTAAATTCAACAggaaacattacaatattttccatttACTCCATATAATGAAAAATGCAGTCACTGATAAAACAATTTCTTTCTCTTGTGAATACATGCAATTTACATAAATAATGTTCACCGCTAATTCTAATatccaaaataaaaatacaatcatTCATTATAAGAACAAGCACAAATAGTCCCATACAAATCTGTTAGTGAGCTGATTATAGGCAAAACAGTCTGACTACATGAAGCTTCATGACATAAATCTGTTAACGACACAAagcaatatacaatgtattacaAAAAAGCACCACAGAATAGAGAAAGAggtcatgaaaaaaaaaatagggggaAAAATACAAGGAAAGCAAAATGATAATGGCTGAATCTTTAAACTCAACAACAGACTACGATTGATGTCAATTATAAAAGGTCGAAAAAAAGATTGTAAAAACAGCTTTCATCTCAAGAGCTAAAATTCTCCAACATAAAACACACATCAATGAGCATACATACGCCTCACCTGTGTCAGTTACCTACTGGTTAATAGTTAGATCACTTAGACTACACAAGAATCACACTACAGCGAAAATTAATTAGTAACTCTACTACCTTTAATTTCTGGATTATACCaagaagatttattttttaaaaaaaattggaaaacacAAAGAATTACTTGGTACCTCGTAGGATATACAGTACTTATGAACTTAGGTTTAGAAAAACAGCAGAGTAATCAGCAATAATATGAAaccaaatgaaacaaaattgatttgcCCTATTATGTGGGCATCAGTGTTTGGTTACTCTGTGGCCTGGAAGCTGGTTTATTTGCAGATCTGTGTTGAAACAGTAAAAGTCCTATGCCATTGATCACTTAAAATTCTTTCTTCTGTCCTCTGTCATCTCTCAGAATCTCCATTTTAAAGTCAACAGGGGCCATGCTCCTGCGACCTCTTCAATATTTTCTGACTAAATGTTTGTCTTTCTTGCAGATTTTAACACTGCTCAAGTTGTAAAAAGTGAATCAATTTATGCATACATAGGTTATACAAAGACTTAAGAATGATCAGCAGGTCAAGATTTGTGATTGGACGTTAACCACGTCAAGCCTTCGTACAGTCCATCTCCCGATGTAGCACACGCTGGCTGAACATACCAGTTTCTGTCTCTTAGTCTTGTTAAACTTAATTTCTCTTGAATTTCGTGAGGTTTCATTGCTGTaaagtaaaaatgaaaaaatccgTCATATCAATTTCATTTCTCTATAGTTTAGGAAagcaagaggcccatgggccttaatttgtttaaaatacatgtacaaggataAAGACACTGATTGATGATCATTTTGAAACTGATATTGccaaaacattaaacatttcTGACACCTTTTCTtgtataacaaattaattagACTGCAAGTTACAATAAATATCCGaaagattttcattttaaatgtgtAACATGAAAAACGAGAAAATTTATCTCTCATGtcattaattatgaaaatgtaGGATGTATTTCAACTTTAAATCTATAAGAAATAATATAAGGAAATCACAATACTTAACACCTCTAAACTTCATATCCTCTACTCTGAGATTTGGGAATAGCACGGATAACAATTACTAGTAtcataaattgaaaaaagatgtgggggttttttttaattaaactataGAAAGCAATCCTAAAGTaactattttcatttcataccTAGTCCTATGAAAGAAGTTAGCTAAACATAGCATTGCATGACGTGATCTAGAAATAGAGTTTTATTTTGATACTTACAATCTGGTAAGTCTTGTTTATTAGCAAACACAAGAATGATGGCATCACGCATCTCTCTGTCGTTAATTATACGGTGTAGTTCCTGTCGCGCTTCGTCGATTCTGTCTCTGTCCGCGCTGTCCACCACAAAGATAAGGCCCTGTGTTCCCGTGTAGTAGTGTCGCCACAGCGGCCGAATCTTGTCTTGCCCCCCTACATCCTGTAAAAGAAAAGGAATACATAATCAATATACCTTATGATTATATCTGTCTTACTTCATCTTATACTTGGATGATTTGGCCCTATTTGTCCAGTATATCAGAGGACCATTTAGAAATATGACTTATTCGTGATGGTATCATAAAGTTTTACatctttaaacataattttttgttaGGGAAAATTCAAAATGGGGTTAAATCTTTTACAACTGCATGCCATTGGGATTAATTAACATAAGGCAACATAATTCTGTGTACAGTGGTTATTGGCTACGCTGTCATAAATGTACCTGGATATGTACTTTTTTATGATGAGGGGATTTAATCTGTTTGCATATTCATGAAATCAGTGTTtaccattatacatgtagtaattatACAGTCAACAACAGTTGAACGAAATATCTATCATAACATGGATAACACTGAATCTCAAGCCACCATAAATCAGAAATCCATTTCTGTTTATTACAATTATAACTCCAATGTAACTAGAAAAGGTTGCTGAcagtataaaaacaaaacaaacagaaTTTAATAAACCTTGGGAATGTGCATACTGATTACTCTCTATGAAAATCTATTTTCCTAAACTAAAGAGAAAGTCAGAAACACACCAACCTGACTTCTAGAGTATCAAACAAGACTTCAATTCTTAGCATTTAATTCCTGATGGAATCTGTCCACAATGTATTGTCTATTGACACCCCCTATCTCCCTCAGGTATTTAATAAGACTATCAATATCTGTGTCAAGCCACACCTAGACCTTGAGACTAGACTCATCTCCTATTTATTGACTGCCTAACTGCCTATACTGCTTCTGGCCCTCAACCATTGTCTAATAAACCATCTCTTCAAGTTGTCCACTTCATGTGCATGATATTGAAACACACAAAGCATACACATccataattattcaattaaaCCAATTTACTTCCCCAATTCAACAGCTTTCATTAAAGTGAGCTTTGTATATAAAGCATTGTATTTAAGGGATAAAAATAGGACCAGCTCAAAAAGTTCCTGCTGAAATACGACACTTGGTTAGCTATCACACGATTTAGAGAGACCAACAGGAAACACCATAGCCTATACCATATCATGGAATGTTACTTTTGTTTCTCGCTTAAACAACTTCCCTTAATGTTGCTAGGAGTCAAGGAAATGTTGAATCACAATGCAGGAATATAACCACATGCATTCCTATCATAACATAAACACACAATTAAAACTGTGGTCAAGTGTATTATAGCTTTTCCATCTCATTATCATACTGCTAATTGCGAAATATCTATTGAGCTGGCACTGAGGATGTCCAGACAGGCCTTATTcaacaaaactttataaatCCTATAAATAGCAGTTACACAATCTAATCATGACATATTGATTAAAAGTTCTCCAATTGTAAATAGTCACACTGAAATATTTCACCAAGTGTGTATGTGCATATAATCAGAAGTTAGAGTGAACACTCTTGACAATAAATAAACACTGAAGTAAGTAAATCTGTATCTATATACACTTTGACCATTTTACTCCCCTATGTACTTAGACATACAGTACACGAAGATtccattaatacatgtacatatctactCATGCGATGACTCATTTCCCCTCTACTGAAGAACACAGTATCTTAATGTAAAACACATAGTAAGCTGGAACAAGGGTGTGGAGAAGaggaaataatgaaatattgttaattaCTTGGAagtgaaacaattttacaacCAACACTGTAATTTATGGTCACTTCATTTTACTAAGCaatcaaaatgtacaaaataacaCTTCCTTTTAGAAACACGATTCATACTGTGTGAGATAGGTGACGGGAAAGGGTGTGTGTGTATGAATatgtatgttaaatatatatatatacactatgtGTATAAGGTCCAACTCTCTACTTACCCACACactaaatttgacatttttataaGTGACTGTCTCCACATTGAATCCTACAGTTGGTATGGTGGTCACGGATTGGCCCAGCTTCAGTTTGTAAAGTATAGCTATTCTGTGTTAAGGCTACAAACTTAGAAACTCTCGCAGGTTACAACATTATTTCAAGTAGAAAATACCAGAGAGAATGTTAAAATTTATACGATGAATTCTTTcctcattttacaaaatgattcATTGTTCACCAGTAAGATTCTCCCAGAGAGCAACCAATAGACAATCACACTTTTAATATACatacaaatgtctacagaattCTCCACTTAGGaatattttatggaaaaaaaaattcccaagatGAAAAAGTAATAATACTTATCATAGTTTGTAAGGCTGACaactcttgaaaaaaaaatcatttagtttgCTGCTTTATACTGGGATATCAATAATGCAATTTTATCAGCTATTGAGTTCAGTTCAAATTATCCTTTCTGGTGTAGTATGACACACAAACTTGACAATCTAATAAAAtcaattgaacattttgaatacaggtacatgtaaatactagATATTTCACATTCTGTTAGaaatactttgatttttctcaccACACCGTTGTATAAGACTCAAGGTAAAACATAGACCACAAGTCAACAAGTACAGTTGTGGTTGTTTTCATCACAAGAGAAAGGATACTAGTTTTTCCTGCTGCATCTAACCCTAACATCAAAATTCTCATCTCCTTGCTCCCAAATATCTTTGAAAGTAGCTTCCCCATCTTGATTCAGCAGAGTTTGGCATCTGAAAATAGAATCAGCttcaatatcataaatatatCACTAAAACAACCCCCAGATGTTAAGACAACAATTATCACAAAGCTGTTTTAGCTCGGAGGCAGAAAAGATAATTAAAGGAACATTAAAGGTATGTGAATTTCTCACACCTGGATAATTACTGTACATAGTTCAGGTTGCTGCATTTGACATGAGCACTAACACACGCACATGTGTAATAAGTATTTATAACATACAGGACATTGAGGATATTTCTAAAATTAGAACAACACGCTTCCTTCGTATAATCAATGATGGGATGctgttttctttatataaatagATATTGTGCAGTAAATCTAGTCTAATGTACAAATTAGGTGAAATTACTACAAAACAGTACTGACTAGacacattgtttacaatttgAGACTGCCTTTCTTGTATTAAATGACTACAAATGGGTTAAATTTGAACACATGATGACTCAGCAAGTTATCAATTATGGTAGCAATTCTACAACAAGGAATTTGGATTTTGAAAACTGGATCATGGGTTGTTCAAATGcactttttcaaaaaaaaaattaatttctaggCGAAAAAAAGGTTTATAGATAATTCAATCACTATTTAAACCTGTTAAAAAGATATATCCaagtatcaaaatatattttaatgtgtactaatTTAAATCTAATGTAAATGCTCCCAAGACTGATCTGCGATTTAAGAATCAGGAACATTACATCATTCTCTTAAAGTTACATAGATGGTAGTCTGTTCAAGTACAAGAAAGACAAAAGCTCCTATAGGTAGCTGTTAAACTAAAGTATTTGTTAATGGTTGGCGAACTTCTTGCTGTAAATACATGCTATACATTGGGTAATGAAAGTATGTTGCGATTGCCATAACCCCTATTGGAAATTGAAATTCACTCTTTACTACAGTTCTAATGAGTAAACATTACAGATTACACATTTTTTACTGTTTCATTCCACATACCCaatatattgcatttttaaGTTAAAAGTTGATTTTGATAAATAGATGAAAGTAGGGAActtgaaatgaattttcattattgAATGTATCAGGTACATGTAACTAAACCAAAAACTTAAGCCAGGAAATCCTATTGATACTATCAATGTCCATTATGTCAGAGTTAGAAaatgttttcaacaaaatacacaaaaaagtaAACTGGTCTCTACCCATGCtgaataaaatgacaaaaaggcaaaatcaaaactgaaatgGAGAAATGTGTAGTCACAATTTCCAACAGCAGTTACACATAAATTTACCTAACTGCCTAaggcctaagaaaaaaaattgtttgtttccgctttcccgaccgaccctagctTTTACCCCCCGACTCAAAACTTTCTTAAAggatttttgatggaaaatcgtttattttcgtttttatccgatttggaaaaaaaattactcaaaattttggtcacaaaaaCGCTTGAAGCAGTTTCTCTTCTCAAATCAGTGTAACTCAAACATTTTGTATCAAAATGGCTGTATGTTTCcatgtgttgtaaattttaataatgCTCTCATCGTTGGCAGAGGAAGTAtctgatatataatatcatttttgtgttttcttaagaccatcaggaatgatattaaaagtatttctcattttataccattcagcagtgtcagtatctaaccggcatgtatggatactgcaatattaaaggaaaaaaaaatatttgaaaaaataaaaaaaaattccgaccgACCGAACCtactttttttcagcatgaaagcggaaacaaactattttttttgttaggcctaaaAGATCAACTCAAGTACTGGATAGACTAATACACATCTAATTTTGTTAACACCCTTGAAATTATAACATAGTACCTAAGCTAAAAAACTTGTAAAGCATATTATTACATCATATTGATCATAACTTGTCATTCTCTTctttaaaattagtacattaTACAAGTAAAGCATAATGGCACTTCTTGGTTATTAATCAGGATGGGCCATGgagtgtttgaaaaaaaaagggaTTTACAAGTGAATTCCTCCTTGattccaaaaatgttttaattagaaattaaaaggCATAGAGAAAAAGAGGGATGCAAGTATCAGAAATAGATGTGAAAATGCAGGTATAAATTTAAACCCAAAACAGTACAGCACACCTTGACATGAAAACAGTGGCAATAATCTGCAGCTCAGGAAAGAGTGCTACACAACTTTGACATACACTTAGCAATTCATACTACCACTgacatataaacaaataaatcagGCTTTTTCGAGTCAAGATAAGGAGGACACTTTACAAAAGATATGATACATCAGTGCATGATAACATGTCAATAATACAGAATCTAatcataacatttaaaaaaacctttcaGTGCTAACCTGACAATATAATCAAAGTTATTGGGACATTTTGAAATTATGACGAGGCGTTTACAATAAAACAGGAAACAAAAACCTGTTCAGCAGGCCAAAACTGTAAGGTGTACGAGCTAGAAAAAGGGAAATCTAAACTTATTCAGTTAACGATCTACAAGTAAAACAGAAGGTTCGCCACACAAAGCGATGAAAAACGCATATATCCACTCTCTTACATTACAACACAAAAATAGGGGCGGTGTTAGATTCGACGTTTATAAAAACAGGCACACCTACCTAGTACATAAACAGACAGGTTTTTGAACAACCAAACAATCCCCGTTGGTCTTTAACACACCAATTTATCTTAATCGAATTGATGTTGGTTATAAAAACAGATTTGACCATTTATATCAAACAAGAAGACGTAGAATTCGATTGTAATTTACATCTTGTATCCATACTTCTCGGCATCTTTGAAGCTATGGCGGTGACCTTAACCGATTCCGCAAAATGGCGGACACTAAATAGttctaatattttcataaataacgattatttttccatatatataaagcaaagtggtgtataattttacatattgtctgaaaaatgtcttaaaaaaaGGTAACATGTATCTTTGAATTGTATATTACTCGAAAATATGCCGGCTTGCGGATTAATTTTGTAATCTCGCGTTATGACGACATGGTATGAGATTCATGTTCAAGTTTAAAATGTGCGCGAATTTTAAACATGCATTTGATTTAGGGGAAAAAAATTTCCCCTAAAATTTTCCCTTTCAAACCtgattgattaatatttttcttatttaacaATCGCATTTTCTGAACAAGACTAACATAGGCTGTCTATTTAGTACTGTAATGTCGATGTTCAaaatttttaccccccccccccccgcgcggCGGCTTTCAtgacatttataaaattatccACAGGTGCAGGTGCTTGTGGACAGATCGTTCACTATCACCCCTTCCCcccttttctattttttttctatatttttttttttatcgttaacAACCCCTTATAGCCTTTTTAAAGAGAGTGAGAATAACAAATGCCACCGAGTCGCGTgatatttctgttatttttcgACTGgatacaaacatgtatataaggggttgttaacgataatgaattaaaaaagaataaaaaataaaaatagattatagaaaaaacttgaaataaggGGGAAGGTAGAGCATGGTCCTGTCCACAAGCACATGTGAAATTATCATTTccaaagtaaaaatattttaattatgatcgaattaaaaacaaatttccaaaatttttaGCTTAAAATCAGTATTAAACAAACACTtttttggacgatttttaataaaattacacatgcatgtacatgtaatcgatggaaaggaaaatatccaagtatcttcattgacacattatcatttttcactcgaaAAAATTCACAGGGACAAGAAAtacagatttctttttttttgagatttataatgggaaatgttgacatattttctccaTCAGTCACTTGGAATACCTCGCAaaattttcaacgttatcaaACGGGTACTTTCATCTCTTCTGCAATGCAAAATACCTGTacactttgtattttttagcagtgtattgaaacctgataaactcgagggggcgtttcaaaggggaaactATTGGGATTATTTCATACTCTTTTGAACCCAGATGTATTTATAAATGTGGAATACTTTAAGAAAATGTgcggcataaatatcttggaacAGACTATAGAATAAGAAAATTATGTAATGTCAGGAACTAAGATTTGTTAAATTACTTTTCTGTGATATGCATGTACACTGTATGTcaccttattttttaaaattgtaataagTGACTTTTCAATGGGTTCTAAATTAGgggtttatattttgaatacgTATAATATCTAGTTGGTGTATATTTTTGGGGAGTCTGAGCCTAAGCTACAGTTCCTTTCTTGTCAAAAAGTTGCAAATTACGGGGCGCAAAAacttgcgctagttttggattcatatactttattttctcacaaattctttgaaaatgaaaatcctAAACTTCTTCAGATTAAACTAGTGATGCCGTTGATTTATCGGCCTCTTTGAgtagtttatctttttttttttcttttttttttttttggggggggggggggtggcagaCCGGGAAACCTCTACGTACACGTACACagctagtatacatgtattgatgcaCGATGCATACAAAAGCAGTTTCGACATAGATCTATTTCAAACACCAGCAGTAAGCTTGAAGCATTATGAGCTTGAATTTccatgtagattttttttaaagaaaatgttattttctacaaaaatgaccaaaaaaaatcttggttttaaaacttctaattgttaatttttgtgGGGAAAAACCGTTTTGAAGCTTTATTTGGAGCAAAACTGAATAAATGTCGTCCTGTACGAAAATTGATCAGCTGTATATTCCTTGGAAAAGAattctttcttctgacaaatattaacgatttttatttattattaaagtctaaattacatgtacatgcagattTATCATACTAACAGGTTTTGTCAGTAAAGTaaattctaaaaacaaaaaacagctcatattgctttaagtgtCTTTACGTACACAAATAAATAGAAACATACGATTATGCATGTAAACAAGGATAGAAAATATTCATGTGTATATGCATAGAAATCACCTTCTTCTCGACCGTTTATAATTACTCTTATATATTAAGTCAACTAATCTACGCCTGCATTCTTTTGAGAGTTAAACTGATAGTCTGAATACCTCCTTCGCCACTGCGTTTTCGCCTAGTTTACACAAACAAAACTAATTAAAACGTAGTAGTGGAAATGAAACTGGCAAACCTGACTAGGTTTTCAGAAATCgtacttaaatattttttttggcaccctcaaagttctttttttttttttaaaccagcaGAATTGTGGTACTACGACAAGACCGAGTTGTCTGTTTTTATTAattagtgtacatgtataaagaggGAAATTATctatacaaattaatatttatattcgGTACGTACATAATTTTTTGCGGAAAGATTGAAAGACCCTTTCCAAAGATCTGATTTCAAAAGATGATTACTGAAAAAGTGCTAAAAAAAAGTGTTATCTCGGGTATACggagaaaaattgttttttaagcTCTGGAATAAAATATAGCGACGAACAAGTCCACtgatatatcatttttatgcggtttatgtttataaaacaagCATGATCAATTGACGGCTAAAACAA carries:
- the LOC128184161 gene encoding ADP-ribosylation factor 6; this translates as MGKLLSKIFGSKEMRILMLGLDAAGKTTILYKLKLGQSVTTIPTVGFNVETVTYKNVKFSVWDVGGQDKIRPLWRHYYTGTQGLIFVVDSADRDRIDEARQELHRIINDREMRDAIILVFANKQDLPDSMKPHEIQEKLSLTRLRDRNWYVQPACATSGDGLYEGLTWLTSNHKS